Within Sphingobium sp. KCTC 72723, the genomic segment CTCCAATTCCGCCATGGTCGCCGCGTCGAAGCCGGGCCATTGCGGCCAGTTGATTTCCGCCGCCATCCGCCGCCCAAAATGATCGACCAGCACTGGCACGTCGCCTTCTCGCGCGCGCAGCGGCGGCAAAGTGATGACCTCGAAACTCAGCCGGTCGAGCAGGTCGGGGCGAAAGCGCCCGGCGTCAGCGGCGGCGGGCAAATCATCATTGGTCGCCGCGACGATGCGCACATCCACCCGCACCGGCTTGGACGCGCCGATCCGCGTCACTTCGCCATATTCGACCACGCGCAGCAACCGTTCCTGCGCCGCCATCGACAGCGTGCCGAGTTCGTCCAGAAACAGCGTGCCGCCATCGGCTTCCTCGAACCGGCCCGGCCGCGCGCGGTTCGCGCCAGTGAAAGCACCCTGTTCATGGCCGAACAATTCCGCCTCGATCAGGGTTTCGGGCAATGCCGCGCAATTCATCACGATCAGCGGTTCGCCCCAGCGCGGCGACAGATGGTGCAACCGTTCGGCGATCAGTTCCTTGCCGGTCCCCCGTTCGCCGATGACCAGCACCGGGCGATTGAGTTCGGCAGCGCGCCCGGCCTGCTCCACCGCGTCGAGAAACGCGAAGGATTGGCCGACAAATTGGGTATTTTTCTCCATACCCCAACTTATGGTGAAATTTCCCACCTTATCGCAAGCGAAATTCGGGCGCGGCGGTGCCGGATGAACCGAAAATGAAGGAAATCCGTGCCTTTCCGCAAATTGGCACGACCCCTGCAATGCTACAGGCAATCCGCAACCAATCGCGGAACCATATGAAGGCCAAGGCTCAGGGAGTGTATAAGATGGACAAGCATAGCAACAGCGTTCGCGAAA encodes:
- the pspF gene encoding phage shock protein operon transcriptional activator, coding for MEKNTQFVGQSFAFLDAVEQAGRAAELNRPVLVIGERGTGKELIAERLHHLSPRWGEPLIVMNCAALPETLIEAELFGHEQGAFTGANRARPGRFEEADGGTLFLDELGTLSMAAQERLLRVVEYGEVTRIGASKPVRVDVRIVAATNDDLPAAADAGRFRPDLLDRLSFEVITLPPLRAREGDVPVLVDHFGRRMAAEINWPQWPGFDAATMAELEGYGWPGNVRELRNVVERAVYRWDAPGRPISKITFDPFASPWKPKPLMPTPAAPCDGPVAAVASSAPVTAALEEISDLRAAVDAHEAGIIRAALDRYRYNQRATAKGLGLTYDQLRHCMKKHGLGVG